In Candidatus Synechococcus calcipolaris G9, a genomic segment contains:
- the lpxA gene encoding acyl-ACP--UDP-N-acetylglucosamine O-acyltransferase — MQILIHPTAVIHPEAVLDPTVQVGPFAVIGAGVKVGANCQIGAHVVIEGPAVLGIGNKIYPGAVIGTPSQDQKYDGAESSVRIGDYNCIREYVTINRANGAGDTTVIGNHNLLLAYVHVAHDCVIEDQVVITNAASIAGHVWIESRARIGGMVGVHQFVHIGRLAMVGAMSRLDRDVPPYMLVEGHPARVRALNQVGLRRAGVDGEDMRLLKQAFRSLYRSGLPLNQAIAAVDALALTSSTPVETVKHLQQFLAHCQEDGRRGLTPGQRENQSSKPPIAPNGVDQA, encoded by the coding sequence ATGCAAATCCTAATTCATCCCACTGCTGTTATCCACCCCGAGGCAGTTCTAGACCCGACGGTGCAAGTTGGGCCCTTTGCGGTCATTGGGGCTGGGGTTAAGGTGGGAGCAAACTGTCAGATTGGTGCCCATGTAGTGATTGAAGGGCCGGCAGTCCTTGGCATTGGTAATAAAATTTACCCCGGCGCTGTGATTGGTACCCCTTCTCAAGATCAAAAGTATGATGGTGCGGAAAGTAGTGTTCGCATTGGTGACTATAACTGTATTCGTGAATATGTAACCATTAATCGGGCTAATGGGGCGGGAGATACGACGGTTATTGGCAACCACAATTTATTACTGGCCTATGTTCATGTGGCCCACGATTGTGTGATTGAAGATCAGGTGGTGATTACCAATGCTGCTTCCATTGCTGGTCATGTTTGGATTGAATCTAGGGCCCGCATTGGTGGCATGGTTGGAGTACATCAATTTGTCCATATTGGTCGATTAGCCATGGTGGGAGCCATGTCTCGCTTGGATCGGGATGTTCCTCCCTATATGTTGGTGGAGGGGCATCCCGCTCGAGTGCGGGCCTTAAACCAAGTGGGATTGCGGCGGGCCGGGGTAGATGGGGAGGATATGCGATTACTGAAACAGGCGTTTCGTAGTCTCTACCGTAGTGGTTTGCCCCTGAACCAAGCGATCGCCGCCGTTGATGCTTTAGCTTTAACATCGTCTACCCCAGTGGAAACGGTGAAGCATTTACAGCAGTTCCTTGCCCACTGCCAAGAGGACGGCCGGCGGGGATTAACACCCGGTCAGCGAGAAAACCAATCATCTAAACCGCCGATCGCCCCTAATGGAGTAGACCAAGCCTAA
- the fabZ gene encoding 3-hydroxyacyl-ACP dehydratase FabZ: MTVVDLQNLLPHRYPFLMVDRIIEYIPGERAVGIKNVTVNEPFFQGHFPGRPIMPGVLMIEALAQVGGVILMQMEGAAGKLSMFAGIDKVRFRRPVTPGDQLILTADLLFIKQKRFGKMKGRAEVDGELACEGEMMFSLVD; the protein is encoded by the coding sequence ATGACTGTGGTTGACTTGCAAAACCTTTTACCCCATCGCTATCCCTTCCTCATGGTGGATCGGATCATTGAATATATTCCTGGAGAGCGGGCCGTAGGGATTAAAAATGTCACGGTGAATGAACCCTTTTTCCAAGGTCATTTTCCGGGGCGACCGATTATGCCGGGGGTTTTGATGATTGAGGCCTTAGCCCAGGTGGGCGGAGTCATCTTGATGCAGATGGAGGGGGCAGCGGGTAAATTATCCATGTTTGCGGGTATTGATAAAGTTCGCTTCCGTCGTCCGGTTACCCCTGGGGATCAATTGATCCTTACGGCTGATCTATTATTTATTAAACAAAAGCGATTTGGCAAAATGAAGGGACGGGCTGAAGTAGACGGTGAATTGGCCTGTGAAGGTGAGATGATGTTCTCGCTAGTAGACTAG
- a CDS encoding DUF445 domain-containing protein: protein MAGIALWTFLIPPIAGGVIGYFTNDLAITMLFRPYRPLKIGTFQIPFTPGLIPRNQERLARRIADAILGSLLTPAELQNLARRLLHTERVQAVIYWLLQMTLEQVKEQSEQRSAQVLANILRDLFGGAVPRLVRAWGRREDFLEPQLNQIFDQVLVDLQLSEDQSEKLAAWLLAVGFPPDRLRLAMVDFLTDRNIAILDGELREKTSGTYWVVANILGVRSTLVRLRDYCIEEREACNARLSELIRSLALQQRLVEALQDLSLQSLPQATVQEIRQLFRSSVRSYIQNQGLFFLQNLSKTIDWDHIALTILRRLRASSTLITSLEVVSQELALVLDRYLERDLEIIVERALPILDLDRVIVERVQETTPENLELAIQGIVRTELQAIVTLGGILGFLIGLGQAGFLYWQTR from the coding sequence TTGGCTGGAATTGCCCTTTGGACATTCCTCATTCCCCCCATTGCCGGTGGTGTGATTGGTTACTTTACAAACGATTTAGCCATCACCATGCTATTTCGGCCCTATCGTCCATTGAAAATTGGTACGTTTCAGATTCCCTTTACCCCTGGTCTTATTCCCCGTAATCAGGAACGGTTAGCTCGCCGCATTGCCGATGCCATTTTAGGGTCGCTGTTGACCCCTGCCGAGTTGCAAAATCTCGCCCGTCGTCTGCTACATACCGAACGAGTGCAAGCGGTGATCTATTGGTTGCTGCAAATGACCCTAGAGCAGGTTAAAGAACAAAGTGAGCAGCGATCGGCCCAGGTTTTGGCCAATATTCTCCGGGATCTTTTTGGTGGGGCTGTCCCTCGGTTAGTGCGTGCCTGGGGACGGCGGGAAGACTTTCTGGAACCCCAACTTAATCAAATTTTTGACCAAGTTCTAGTTGATCTGCAACTGAGCGAAGATCAATCAGAAAAATTAGCGGCTTGGTTACTGGCAGTTGGCTTTCCGCCGGATCGTCTGCGATTAGCCATGGTTGATTTTCTCACCGATCGCAATATTGCCATTTTAGATGGGGAACTGCGGGAAAAAACCAGTGGTACCTACTGGGTGGTGGCCAATATTCTGGGAGTGCGGAGTACCCTCGTGCGCTTGCGCGATTACTGCATTGAAGAACGGGAGGCCTGCAATGCCCGCCTCAGTGAACTTATTCGCTCCCTTGCCCTCCAGCAACGATTAGTGGAAGCCCTGCAAGATCTCAGTCTGCAAAGTTTACCCCAGGCAACGGTACAGGAGATTCGCCAACTCTTTCGTAGCTCGGTACGCAGCTATATTCAAAATCAAGGGTTATTCTTTCTACAAAATCTTAGTAAAACCATTGACTGGGATCATATTGCCCTAACCATTTTGCGACGTTTGCGGGCGTCAAGTACCCTAATTACGTCCTTAGAAGTGGTCAGCCAAGAACTCGCCCTCGTCTTGGATCGCTATCTGGAGCGGGATTTAGAAATTATCGTGGAGCGGGCCCTGCCGATTTTAGATTTGGATCGGGTGATTGTGGAACGAGTGCAAGAGACGACACCCGAAAATCTCGA